TTCAACGGCGCCGTCCAGGAGCTGCGCAAGATCGTGGAGCGGCCCGTGCTCGTGGAGTCGCGCCGCCTGGGCCCCTTCGTTCCGCGCGTCCAGAACGACTCCGTGGTGATGGACCTGATGATCCACGACATCGACATCGTGCTCGGCCTCGTGGACAGCGAGCCGCGGCGCATGACCGCGGTGGGACGGTCCATCCATTCCGACGTGGCCGACGTCGCGAACGTCCAGATCGTGTTCGACTCCGGCACCATGGCCACCATCACGGCCAGCCGCGCCACCGAAGAGAAGATCCGGACCCTCGCCATCACCCAGCCCGAGGCGTACATCCTGCTCGACTACGCGGACCAGGACATCCAGATCCACCGCCGGGCCGCCCAGGAGTACACGCTCAACCGCGAGTCCATCCGCTATCGCCAGGCCTCTTTCGTCGAGCGGCTGTTCGTCCACAAGGACAACCCCCTCAAGCTGGAGATCCGCCACCTGATCGGGGCCGCCCGCGCGGCCCGGGCCACCGGCCAGGTGGAGCTGCCGGAGACCGAAGACCTGCGGTCCCTGGCGGTGGCGCTGGAGATCGAGAGGATGATCCGAGAGGGTCGGGGGGAAATCGCCTGGCCGAAGGATCTTCCGTGGAGCGTCGCCTCGCGGTGATGGCGGGGGCCGGGGTCCTCCCCGGCCGGGCCGCCTCGGAAGCCGCGCGCCAGGGCTGGCGTGTGGTCGCCTTCGCCTTCGACGAGGCGACCGGCCTGTCCGCGCACGCGGAGCGCGTGGTCCCTTCCTCCATCACCGATATCCAGAGCGTCCTGCGCGAGCTCGGCCAGTCCCGGGTCAGCGCCGCCGTGTTCGTGGGGAAGCTCTGGAAGCGGGACGTGTTCAGCGGCGCCGGCGCGGCGGACGACGCGGGACGCGAGCTTGCGCGCGCCGGTCTCTCCGACGAGGCGCTGGCCGGCATGGTCCTGGCTACGCTCGACGGAATCGGCATCGAGGTGCTCGATCAGCGCGCCTTTCTCGACCCGTGGCTGGTTGGCGCGGGCACCATCACGACGCGCGCGCCCTCCCCGGCCGAGTGGAGCGAGATCCACGGCGGCTTCGCGCTGGCCCGGCATCTGGCCAGCCACGGGATAGGCCAGACGGTCGTCCGATCTCGCGGGGTGACGCTGGCGGTGGAGGCGGCGGAGGGCACCGACGAGACGATTCGGCGGGGAACGAGCCTCGGCGGTCCCGGCGCCGTCGTGGTGAAGGCCGTGGCGGCCAACCATGACTTTCGCTTCGACATTCCGACCATAGGCCCGGCCACGCTCGAGGCGATGGCGGCCGGGGGCGCCACGGCCCTGGCGGTGGAGCAAGGCAAGGTCCTCATCGTCGACCGCGAGGCGACCGTGCACATCGCGACGCGGGCCGACATCACGATCGTGAGCGCAGATGGCCATGCCTGATCGCCGCACCATCATGCTGTCGGCCGGGGAAGCCTCGGGCGACCTTCACGGCGAGACCTTGTGCCGCGCTCTCCGCGCGCTCGATCCCGACGTGAGCCTAGTCGGCATGGGCGGGCCTCGAATGGCGGCGGCCGGCATGGAGGTGGTGGCGGACCCCACGGGCCACGCCGTCGTCGGCATGACGGAGGCCGTGGGCCGGGTGCCCGCCCTCTACGGCGCCT
The window above is part of the Candidatus Methylomirabilota bacterium genome. Proteins encoded here:
- a CDS encoding Gfo/Idh/MocA family oxidoreductase; protein product: MIGDGQGRTRAGVVGAGHMGQYHILALAELWDVDLVAICDTDAERASSVAAQYSLRAVPTHHELAGLVDIATVAVPTDRHFDVARDLLEAGVDVLVEKPMTTTLEEAKELFRIARQLGRVLHVGHVERFNGAVQELRKIVERPVLVESRRLGPFVPRVQNDSVVMDLMIHDIDIVLGLVDSEPRRMTAVGRSIHSDVADVANVQIVFDSGTMATITASRATEEKIRTLAITQPEAYILLDYADQDIQIHRRAAQEYTLNRESIRYRQASFVERLFVHKDNPLKLEIRHLIGAARAARATGQVELPETEDLRSLAVALEIERMIREGRGEIAWPKDLPWSVASR
- the lpxI gene encoding UDP-2,3-diacylglucosamine diphosphatase LpxI (LpxI, functionally equivalent to LpxH, replaces it in LPS biosynthesis in a minority of bacteria.), which produces MERRLAVMAGAGVLPGRAASEAARQGWRVVAFAFDEATGLSAHAERVVPSSITDIQSVLRELGQSRVSAAVFVGKLWKRDVFSGAGAADDAGRELARAGLSDEALAGMVLATLDGIGIEVLDQRAFLDPWLVGAGTITTRAPSPAEWSEIHGGFALARHLASHGIGQTVVRSRGVTLAVEAAEGTDETIRRGTSLGGPGAVVVKAVAANHDFRFDIPTIGPATLEAMAAGGATALAVEQGKVLIVDREATVHIATRADITIVSADGHA